From Megalobrama amblycephala isolate DHTTF-2021 linkage group LG8, ASM1881202v1, whole genome shotgun sequence, the proteins below share one genomic window:
- the nipa1 gene encoding magnesium transporter NIPA1 isoform X2, protein MDDTSFPVAGVVIAVVSSFINGSTFVLQKKGILRARKSGGTYLADCVWWCGTLAMIVGQIGNFLAYNVAPAVVVTPLGALGVLFGAILASWLLQEDLNLIGKLGCALCCCGSVVLIIHSPKSENVTSRAELEERLMAPVFLVYISLVVLLLIILIGWLSPVHGKSNIMVYVGICSLLGSFTVPSSKGLGLAAQEAFGGTPTSDSGALYLFLGLLGILVVSILIQFTFINKALESFSSNMFEAIYYVTFTSCVILASAVLFREWTALGIVDCLGILCGFITVSVGVALLRISQEAKLAWSQTKAKED, encoded by the exons ATGGACGACACTTCATTCCCAGTCGCTGGTGTTGTGATAGCTGTTGTGTCCAGTTTTATAAATGGATCCACGTTTGTACTACAGAAAAAGGGGATACTGCGAGCCCGCAAATCAG GTGGAACTTACCTGGCTGACTGTGTGTGGTGGTGTGGTACACTTGCAA tGATTGTGGGACAAATAGGGAATTTTCTGGCATACAATGTTGCCCCGGCAGTTGTGGTCACTCCCCTTGGAGCCCTGGGTGTCCTGTTTGG GGCCATTCTGGCATCCTGGCTGCTTCAGGAAGATCTCAATCTCATAGGGAAACTTGGCTGCGCTTTGTGCTGTTGTGGTTCAGTTGTGCTCATCATTCACTCGCCCAAGTCGGAAAATGTAACATCAAGAGCAGAACTAGAGGAAAGACTGATGGCTCCAG TGTTCCTGGTGTACATCTCACTGGTGGTCTTGTTACTGATCATACTGATCGGTTGGCTATCTCCAGTTCACGGAAAATCCAACATTATGGTGTACGTGGGCATCTGTTCTCTCCTTGGGAGTTTCACTGTGCCGAGCAGCAAAGGCCTGGGACTGGCTGCTCAGGAGGCTTTCGGTGGAACACCTACAAGTGATAGCGGAGCACTTTACCTCTTCCTGGGGTTGCTGGGAATTCTCGTAGTCAGTATTCTGATCCAGTTCACCTTTATCAACAAAGCCTTGGAGAGCTTTAGCTCTAACATGTTTGAGGCCATTTACTATGTGACTTTCACCTCATGTGTCATCCTGGCCTCCGCAGTTCTTTTCAGGGAATGGACAGCACTCGGTATTGTGGACTGTTTGGGTATTCTGTGTGGTTTTATCACCGTATCTGTGGGTGTTGCCTTATTACGCATCTCTCAAGAAGCTAAACTTGCTTGGAGCCAAACCAAAGCTAAAGAGGACTAA
- the nipa1 gene encoding magnesium transporter NIPA1 isoform X1, with protein sequence MDDTSFPVAGVVIAVVSSFINGSTFVLQKKGILRARKSGYNVITGGTYLADCVWWCGTLAMIVGQIGNFLAYNVAPAVVVTPLGALGVLFGAILASWLLQEDLNLIGKLGCALCCCGSVVLIIHSPKSENVTSRAELEERLMAPVFLVYISLVVLLLIILIGWLSPVHGKSNIMVYVGICSLLGSFTVPSSKGLGLAAQEAFGGTPTSDSGALYLFLGLLGILVVSILIQFTFINKALESFSSNMFEAIYYVTFTSCVILASAVLFREWTALGIVDCLGILCGFITVSVGVALLRISQEAKLAWSQTKAKED encoded by the exons ATGGACGACACTTCATTCCCAGTCGCTGGTGTTGTGATAGCTGTTGTGTCCAGTTTTATAAATGGATCCACGTTTGTACTACAGAAAAAGGGGATACTGCGAGCCCGCAAATCAG GATATAATGTCATTACAGGTGGAACTTACCTGGCTGACTGTGTGTGGTGGTGTGGTACACTTGCAA tGATTGTGGGACAAATAGGGAATTTTCTGGCATACAATGTTGCCCCGGCAGTTGTGGTCACTCCCCTTGGAGCCCTGGGTGTCCTGTTTGG GGCCATTCTGGCATCCTGGCTGCTTCAGGAAGATCTCAATCTCATAGGGAAACTTGGCTGCGCTTTGTGCTGTTGTGGTTCAGTTGTGCTCATCATTCACTCGCCCAAGTCGGAAAATGTAACATCAAGAGCAGAACTAGAGGAAAGACTGATGGCTCCAG TGTTCCTGGTGTACATCTCACTGGTGGTCTTGTTACTGATCATACTGATCGGTTGGCTATCTCCAGTTCACGGAAAATCCAACATTATGGTGTACGTGGGCATCTGTTCTCTCCTTGGGAGTTTCACTGTGCCGAGCAGCAAAGGCCTGGGACTGGCTGCTCAGGAGGCTTTCGGTGGAACACCTACAAGTGATAGCGGAGCACTTTACCTCTTCCTGGGGTTGCTGGGAATTCTCGTAGTCAGTATTCTGATCCAGTTCACCTTTATCAACAAAGCCTTGGAGAGCTTTAGCTCTAACATGTTTGAGGCCATTTACTATGTGACTTTCACCTCATGTGTCATCCTGGCCTCCGCAGTTCTTTTCAGGGAATGGACAGCACTCGGTATTGTGGACTGTTTGGGTATTCTGTGTGGTTTTATCACCGTATCTGTGGGTGTTGCCTTATTACGCATCTCTCAAGAAGCTAAACTTGCTTGGAGCCAAACCAAAGCTAAAGAGGACTAA
- the nipa2 gene encoding magnesium transporter NIPA2 isoform X1: protein MSSCALHRLSFFILPQSSVCVDMNVTSDLMSCNVCNVSYKNGSAVGQDCSSGLNLRCVYVNVTRGNSTDNTMGQDRGKYDFYIGLALAISSSIFIGGSFILKKKGLLRLARKGSMRAGQGGHAYLKEWLWWAGLLSMGAGEAANFAAYAFAPATLVTPLGALSVLVSAVLSSYFLTERLNLHGKLGCLLSILGSTTMVIHAPQEEEIDSLEDMAKKLVDPGFVVFATAVIITALIFIFVLGPRHGQTNILVYITICSVIGALSVSCVKGLGITIKEAIAGKPVLRNPLAWLLLFSLIACVSTQINYLNKALDIFNTSLVTPIYYVFFTTSVLSCSAILFKEWEHMGADDIIGTMSGFTTIIVGIFLLHAFKDVSISLATLAVSIRKDERNGPVLNGMATHNHSSYELLHNDVTEDFDDRESGLPFDSVSRRNGTMTVS, encoded by the exons ATGTCATCTTGTGCATTACACAGACTGTCATTCTTCATTCTCCCTCAGAGCAGTGTGTGTGTTGACATGAATGTTACCTCAGATCTTATGAGCTGTAATGTGTGTAATGTTTCTTATAAAAATG GCTCTGCAGTTGGCCAGGATTGTTCCTCTGGACTGAATCTTCGGTGCGTGTATGTCAATGTGACGAGAGGAAACTCTACCGACAACACTATGGGTCAAGACAGAGGAAAGTACGACTTCTATATAGGCCTTGCTTTGGCAATAAGCTCTAGTATATTTATTGGCGGTAGTTTCATCTTAAAGAAGAAAGGACTCCTTCGACTGGCCAGGAAGGGCTCGATGCGAGCAG GGCAAGGAGGTCATGCATACTTAAAAGAATGGCTTTGGTGGGCTGGCCTGTTATCAA TGGGGGCTGGTGAAGCTGCCAATTTCGCAGCATATGCCTTTGCTCCTGCCACCCTCGTCACTCCTCTCGGGGCTCTCAGTGTGCTAGTCAG TGCGGTACTGTCCTCGTACTTCCTGACAGAGAGGTTGAACCTGCACGGAAAGCTTGGCTGTCTGCTCAGTATCCTGGGCTCCACTACCATGGTGATACATGCACCTCAAGAGGAAGAGATCGACAGCCTGGAAGACATGGCCAAAAAACTGGTTGATCCAG GCTTTGTGGTCTTTGCAACGGCTGTCATCATCACAGCTCTCATCTTCATCTTCGTATTGGGCCCACGCCACGGGCAGACCAACATCCTGGTCTACATCACTATCTGCTCTGTGATTGGTGCGCTGTCCGTCTCCTGCGTGAAGGGATTGGGCATCACCATTAAGGAGGCCATCGCTGGGAAGCCAGTGCTGCGAAACCCTTTGGCCTGGCTGCTGCTGTTCAGCCTGATCGCTTGTGTCAGCACGCAGATCAACTACCTGAACAAAGCACTGGACATCTTTAACACATCCCTGGTGACGCCCATCTACTATGTGTTCTTCACCACCTCTGTGCTCTCCTGCTCTGCCATATTGTTCAAAGAATGGGAACACATGGGGGCCGATGACATCATCGGCACGATGAGCGGTTTCACTACGATTATCGTAGGCATCTTTCTTCTGCACGCCTTTAAGGACGTTAGCATTAGCTTGGCGACACTGGCTGTGTCCATCAGGAAGGACGAACGGAACGGGCCAGTATTAAACGGCATGGCCACTCACAACCACTCCAGTTATGAGCTGCTACATAATGATGTCACGGAGGACTTTGACGACAGAGAGTCCGGGTTGCCTTTCGACAGCGTCTCCAGAAGAAACGGCACTATGACTGTGTCTTAG
- the nipa2 gene encoding magnesium transporter NIPA2 isoform X2 codes for MGQDRGKYDFYIGLALAISSSIFIGGSFILKKKGLLRLARKGSMRAGQGGHAYLKEWLWWAGLLSMGAGEAANFAAYAFAPATLVTPLGALSVLVSAVLSSYFLTERLNLHGKLGCLLSILGSTTMVIHAPQEEEIDSLEDMAKKLVDPGFVVFATAVIITALIFIFVLGPRHGQTNILVYITICSVIGALSVSCVKGLGITIKEAIAGKPVLRNPLAWLLLFSLIACVSTQINYLNKALDIFNTSLVTPIYYVFFTTSVLSCSAILFKEWEHMGADDIIGTMSGFTTIIVGIFLLHAFKDVSISLATLAVSIRKDERNGPVLNGMATHNHSSYELLHNDVTEDFDDRESGLPFDSVSRRNGTMTVS; via the exons ATGGGTCAAGACAGAGGAAAGTACGACTTCTATATAGGCCTTGCTTTGGCAATAAGCTCTAGTATATTTATTGGCGGTAGTTTCATCTTAAAGAAGAAAGGACTCCTTCGACTGGCCAGGAAGGGCTCGATGCGAGCAG GGCAAGGAGGTCATGCATACTTAAAAGAATGGCTTTGGTGGGCTGGCCTGTTATCAA TGGGGGCTGGTGAAGCTGCCAATTTCGCAGCATATGCCTTTGCTCCTGCCACCCTCGTCACTCCTCTCGGGGCTCTCAGTGTGCTAGTCAG TGCGGTACTGTCCTCGTACTTCCTGACAGAGAGGTTGAACCTGCACGGAAAGCTTGGCTGTCTGCTCAGTATCCTGGGCTCCACTACCATGGTGATACATGCACCTCAAGAGGAAGAGATCGACAGCCTGGAAGACATGGCCAAAAAACTGGTTGATCCAG GCTTTGTGGTCTTTGCAACGGCTGTCATCATCACAGCTCTCATCTTCATCTTCGTATTGGGCCCACGCCACGGGCAGACCAACATCCTGGTCTACATCACTATCTGCTCTGTGATTGGTGCGCTGTCCGTCTCCTGCGTGAAGGGATTGGGCATCACCATTAAGGAGGCCATCGCTGGGAAGCCAGTGCTGCGAAACCCTTTGGCCTGGCTGCTGCTGTTCAGCCTGATCGCTTGTGTCAGCACGCAGATCAACTACCTGAACAAAGCACTGGACATCTTTAACACATCCCTGGTGACGCCCATCTACTATGTGTTCTTCACCACCTCTGTGCTCTCCTGCTCTGCCATATTGTTCAAAGAATGGGAACACATGGGGGCCGATGACATCATCGGCACGATGAGCGGTTTCACTACGATTATCGTAGGCATCTTTCTTCTGCACGCCTTTAAGGACGTTAGCATTAGCTTGGCGACACTGGCTGTGTCCATCAGGAAGGACGAACGGAACGGGCCAGTATTAAACGGCATGGCCACTCACAACCACTCCAGTTATGAGCTGCTACATAATGATGTCACGGAGGACTTTGACGACAGAGAGTCCGGGTTGCCTTTCGACAGCGTCTCCAGAAGAAACGGCACTATGACTGTGTCTTAG